The DNA window TATCGTATCCATATAATAGATAGGCGTGATTTTTTCGTGTGCAGGAAATTCTGTTTTATAGTTAGGTAATGTTGCAGAAAAAGCAGCATCAAATACTAATTGCTGTGTGATAATATGGTCTGTCATGTAATCCTGTGGACTGTGAGTAATAATCAGGTCGGGGCAGGCTTTCCGAACAATATCGGTTACTTTGGCTCTCATTTCCTGTGTAAATAAAACCCCTAAGTCGTCACAAACAGGACCCAAAACTTCCGCACCGATAATTTCACCTGCTTTTTTTGCTTCATTATTACGGATTTCTGCTAATTGCTCCATAGGGATGTCTTTCCCGCCCATGTTTCCATTGCAAAGATGAGCCATAAAAACTTTATGCCCCTTCTTCGAATATTTCGCTAATGTTCCACCGCAGAGGATTTCTAAGTCATCAGGATGAGCACCTATTGCTAAAATATTCATT is part of the Candidatus Hydrogenedens sp. genome and encodes:
- a CDS encoding PIG-L family deacetylase, coding for MNILAIGAHPDDLEILCGGTLAKYSKKGHKVFMAHLCNGNMGGKDIPMEQLAEIRNNEAKKAGEIIGAEVLGPVCDDLGVLFTQEMRAKVTDIVRKACPDLIITHSPQDYMTDHIITQQLVFDAAFSATLPNYKTEFPAHEKITPIYYMDTILGLKSQPEFYVDITDYFETKKAMLASHESQYKWLKGHHITDPFIMIETTAKFRGLQAGVLYAEGFTIEKVWGRIPPLDLLPI